From a single Brassica rapa cultivar Chiifu-401-42 chromosome A01, CAAS_Brap_v3.01, whole genome shotgun sequence genomic region:
- the LOC117126739 gene encoding glutathione S-transferase T3-like encodes MRRCAVQSKRRKLDDQGSQSATYLQGNHVEDEARPVGVKSSKAKGKKSVSKQATLEEEEKERKELQNVWELRQKDFAFKDMLNKQTLLDSLIAKTEPLSELELALKNKLISDMSGI; translated from the exons ATGAGGCGGTGTGCAG TGCAGTCTAAGAGAAGGAAGTTAGACGACCAAGGTTCACAGTCAGCAACGTATCTGCAAGGAAACCATGTAGAGGATGAAGCTCGTCCTGTTGGTGTTAAATCATCAAAGGCGAAAGGGAAAAAGTCAGTGAGCAAGCAAGCGACTttggaagaggaagagaaggagAGGAAGGAGTTACAGAACGTGTGGGAGCTACGGCAAAAGGACTTTGCTTTTAAGGATATGCTCAACAAGCAAACATTGCTTGACAGCCTCATTGCCAAGACAGAGCCCTTAAGCGAACTTGAACTAGCTTTGAAAAATAAGCTTATTAGTGACATGTCGGGTATTTAG